In Panicum virgatum strain AP13 chromosome 5K, P.virgatum_v5, whole genome shotgun sequence, the genomic window TACCCCATAAGTGCTATATAAAGAATATGCAGATGAGCATATTGTTCCTAGCAATGAAAGTCTGTACGCTTTACTTGAGATATGATTGGGTAGAACTGGGAGTATTCCAAGGCTAGATACAACAAGTACCTGCCAAATCATAACTCAAGAAGCCTTAGGTCAGCCCAACATGTAACAGTACTAACCAAGCCATAGTGGTGATAAGAATAAGAGAAACAGCAGGGTTGCTTCATAAGTTGCCAATAGAGGTATGATCTAATGATTAGGCTGTCAGCCAGAATATATCTagcatagaaaaaaaaatgaatgccCACGTTTGTGGTTAACAGTCAGAATATGTGGGCAGCCCTTAAGAATTGAAATGATAAAAGGTGAATGAAGTGAAATGACTAAAGTGAATGCAAAATTCAACAAGATAAATGGCAGCTCCTGCTCGCAGCTACTAGATCATTTAGGAGTTTTGTTTCAGGAGGTAGTCATTTCCATACCCAGGCATTGATAGAGAAGTGTATTGTCCGACCATCTAGCCGTAATGAATTTGCACTCCTCTCTGCTGATGGTTGTTGTGAGGCTCCGGTTGATCTCGTGCTAGATCCTGCACGAGATCAACTTTGAATCTTATTCAGATATGAGAAAATAGTGGTAGGTCCCCTCCAATTAATTCAAACTGAAATTACAAAGTAAGCTTTCAAGAATAAGTTTATCATACCTGCGTCACAAGCTCTGGTATTCTCACTGGACGGTGTAGCTGAAGACCTTGTTGCTGGTCTGCCAGACTGAGTTGAAGTCATGGAGGACATTGGCTCGACAACCAAACCAGGATCCTGATATGTAACGAAAGGAATTTAATTCTTTTACAAATCTAGCACGTATTCTTTTACCTAGTTATCATGTCACCTTAACACGATCCAGCACAAACAGCAAAATTTGTAAAATTAAAAGCTGACCTGACTGCACAGAAGCTACTGTATGCAGCAAAAAATGTAAAAATTGAAACATTAAAAAAACAATAAGGAGGATTTCGACTGAAATAATAACAAAACATTGATTAGATaataaagagagaaaaaagCACGTGTATGTTACATTACATATTACTCTGGCAGTGCCGCACAAAGGAAACAAAATGGTTGCATCCATAAATGGAAAATATGAGCATCTGGCCAATAAATATGATTCCATTTCATGAAACATATAAGATGAAAAGGGGGGAATTAACAGAACAAAGTGCCAGCTCTTTACTGCATCCTTAATTGTGAGACTCCAAAAGGTCTTTTTCTTGCAGCAACGTATTGAGGTGAATATGAGGAAGCAAAAGCACCAAGAATTCCAATAGAACAGAAATAAGAGCAAACCCATGTCCCGCAAAAGAGAGTCAAGGACCAGGTAATAGGTTCAATATATAATTTCTTCTGTGTTTTCGTGTTCGTACTGCTCGGGTTTAACATCTATTGAAGCAACAATTCGTAATTTCTTTTATAGCGCTAAAAGAGTATTGCAGAGCCCAAAATCTAAGCCCTGATGAACCACCCTTCAATTATTCACGAATAATTCCACACTAAAAAGTGTATTTCACCAAAATTACACGAGTGAAAATGGTAAGCCATAATATTAGTAGAACTGTAGCAAATTTGAGGATCTGAGCAAAATGGCGACATGAATACAGCTCGTACCAAATTTGATCTAGTAATGGTACACTACAGTAGTACAGTTACAGTAACACTAGTTACCAGTGCTTTTGTTCCTTTGCCAAGACAATCTACTGGTACTACCTAAAAGAGGCACTTCCTTTCCATTGTCTAAACATTTTTTTAACAGAAGCGCACCAACCCTTTGGTGGAACTCATAATTCTTCCCGGTACAAGCAATAGTCAAACAGATCGAGTTCACAGCAGCAAGAGGGTTATCCAACCCAAATTGACAGAGAGGCTCATCCAATCTGGGAACGACAGGACGCGGGGggtttaggggggggggggggggggggggggctcacgATGTATCGCTGGTAGAACTTGCGCTTGAAGTGGTCGACGACATCGGAGCGGGAGGCGAGGTGGGGCGGCACGAGGACGTTGGACCAGTACCCCGCCCACCGCGCGTCGTTCTCGTAGTCGTACGCCGCCGCGGCGATCCGCTTCAGCCTCTGCGGATCTGCGCCGGCGCTCGCGTCCCCCTCACCCATCGCCGCCGCGAGAGCGGATCCTCTCGCCTGCCCTTCGCCGGGATCCTGGCCTCCTGGGGTTCGGAGGTCGGGTTCCAGACAGAGGAGAGGGATGACTGAAGAATTTTCAAGCAGATggggagatttttttttttcagtttcttGTTTGCAGTTACTGGGTGGGCCCCTCTAGAGAGCCTGGAGGTTGTTGGTAGTTGGGAAAATTCCAGATTTCTAGAGTGGTGGGGCCAGATGCTCAGTGCCTCGACGTTCACATGAGAAAAAGGTTTTGCCAGTTTCCTGGTTTATTGTTTGAGATGATGCACATTTACTTTTGATTTGTACGACCTTCTCATGTGAGAGCTAGATTTGCAGTTCCTATGGTATGGTTACTTGGTTAGTGGACACGTAAGACTTGAGCTACAACAtcttttaacaaaaaaaaaaagcacccTAATTCTTGCTCCCCATGGATAGTACTAGATAGTGGAAGAGGAAAGAACGTCAAACTTCAACAACTCATGCTACTTTGGAATAAACAAAGATTTCATTCATCTTCTCTAAATTTTCTCATCTCGTTTAAGAATATTTATCCATTTTTTCCAGATAAACTTTTGACTTTGGCCATCAATATTGGATACATAAGAAAGTTGCATAGATTAACAATACGTGATAGAttcagtaaaaaaaattactttCAAATGCTTGGTTATCTTTCTTTGAAATAACACATTTTCATAGAAATACAAAGTTTCAACTTCTTTTTTAGGATTAAGCTTCACTGTGTCGACATTCTAAGTGACATCTAccgctttttctttctttcaacaTTTTAAGAAGCTTGAGTTCCAAAGACCCATGAGATCAATGACACTGACCCGCAAACTCTTTGGCTAAAAAAAGAAGCTACATTCTTTGGATGCCAATAGTGTCAAACAGCcgtacactactacagaataggacTTTGGTCCAAATCATTTGTCCCGGCtgtctttggacccgggaccaaagagtgctttagtcccgggtccaacggctagccaggGCAGCGTGGGAgggcaggggccttttgtcccggttggtggctccatccGATGGTCCCGGATGGAGCCACCAACAGGGACAAATGGAGGggatttggtcccggttggtggctccaaccaggacaaaagacCCCTGCCTATATCCCCTTTCTTTCTCCCCCGCCTGAGCCATCCAGCTCagtgttcttgttgttcttggctcgggtggGGGGAGTTCTTGCCCATTTCTTCCACGATTTGTGAAGACTCTTTGATTCCCTGTCCATTCAATAACTACAAAGTTTAGGAGCTTGTTCCTCTTATCATTCATTTTTTGTTTAGCTCAGTTTTTattgtttagaaatagagaaataaTGAGAGGTTTCATTGTGAAAGTTTCTTCATTTTTAGAACATTTGAACTCAAATGTGTGTGGTACTTTTAGCTGTGCATATATAGATAGATTTACTTTTTTTAATTTATCTAGATGAGTATAGATAGTTGATATGTGATTTTCTTGTATAGAGAGTTGATGTGTGATTTTCTATGTATAGAGAGTTCATATTATTATTATAAATTAAAACTAGATTTTTGTTTACAATGAGAGTATATATATTACAATGTGAGTATGTATATATTACAATGTGActatttagtattttattacTTTTTTATTGTATTATGAATAATTAGTTGTATTTTGTATGTGTTTTCATTATATTATTGTAAAGATAAGTGTAGAGAGTATGAGTTTGCCACCTGTGAGTACATTGGAGCGTCGTGCGTCCACTCGGGCGGCGGTACGCAATCAAATGGAGGCCACCGGACATTCCCTTGAGTTCCGACCTGAGGAGTGTGTTGGACTTCTGAAATGCTGTATTCGTCGTTGGGTTAAGAGAGCATTTCAATGCTTTGAACTTGGTCGAGAAAATTACAAATTTCAGCGTGAATTTAATGTTGAATTACATGGTATGGATGACGATCGTGAAttgatggctcgatataatgcaaGGCGTGAAGCGTCAGGGCTAACAGAATTTGACCGTAATGTGGAGAGACTTCGCGAGGCGGTTCACGAGGCCTCGATCAATAGGTCTtgtgagtagtttgtattagcaTGAATGTATTGTATTTGCTATTATTTCAACTTGGACCATTTAAATTATTATGTTTGTGTGATGGATTATGTAGACCTTTTAATTAATCGTGGTGTATGAGTAATGTTATTACTTTGGacaatttatttttctattcatGTTATTCAaacaatgcagatggaccggcaatgaaTGTACAAAGCTGACCAACGTACCAAAGAGTTCGTTGATGGCTTGCATTATTTTTTGAATGTCgccgaggcaaacaagcagaatggtttcatGTGCTGCCCATGCTTACACTGCCAGAATAATAAAGATTATTCCTCTAAAACAACCCTTCACAGTCACATTTTCCGTCAAGGTTTCATGCCCAATTACTTATGTTGGACCAAACATGGAGAAAAGGGTGTTatgatggaagacaatgaagaagtatATTATGATGATGCCCAAATTTCAATCCATGCTGGATTTAGTGCCTTTGACGATGATACTGCCATGGAATAGCCTGAAGCAGATGATGCAGAAAATGAGCCCACCGACGAGCTTGGGCATGCATTGTGCGGTGAGCGGAAAGATTGTGAGAGTGAAAAAGAGAGGCTAAAGTTCCAGCAGATGATAGAGGACCATcgcaagttgttgtacccaggaTGTGAGGATGCGTTGAAGAAGCTTGGCACCACACTgtagttgctgcaatggaagacaACATATGGTGTAtcagacaagggatttggtgaattactaaaacttttgaaaaaaatgcttcctaaagacaacgaattgcctagcACGACGTACGAAGCGAAACAGCTTATTTGCCATCAAGGATTGGAGGTgcagaagatacatgcatgtcccaatgactgcatcctctaccgaggtgactacgagaatttggatgcttgCCCCGTATGcggtgcattgcgttacaagattcgaaaagatgatcctggggACATCGAAGGGGGgcgtccccggaagagagttcccgccaaggtcatgtggtactcgcctataataccacgtctgaagcgtctatttagaaataaagataatgctaagttgatgcgatggcacaaagaggaacgcaagcaagactcaatgttgagacacccAGCGGATAGGTCACAGTGGacaaaaatagatagaacgtacacTGACTTTGCCTTGGATGCGAGAaatataaggttcggtttgagtacggatggcatgaatacTTTCGGTGAGATGAACAGTGGGCACAGCACTTGGTCTGTCACTCTATGCatatacaatcttccaccatggctatgcatgaagcggaaattcaccATGATGCCTATACTTATCCCAGGCCCAAAGCAGCCCAGAAATGACATCGATGTGTacttaagaccattggtcgaggAACTGTTATTGCTATGGCGTAaagaaggtgtacggatgtgggacgAATACAAACAAGaggacttcaacctacgagcattgttgttcgtaaccatcaatgattggcctgctcttagtaacctgTCGGGACAATCGAACAAGGGATATAGAGCGTGCACACACTGTTTGGAGGATACCGAtagtatatggttgactcactacAGAAAGTGTGTATACATGAGTCATCATCGGTTTCTTCCCGTCAGACATCAGGTACGAAGGaaaggcaagcatttcaaagggcaggtggaccaccgaacaaaactgAAGCACCGTACTGGCAGCGATGTCTtggaaatggtcaaagatctaGAAGTAATATTTGGAAAGGGACcaggtagccaacctgttccgagcGACAACGGATTGGCGCCCATATGAAAGAAGAAGTCTATTTTtaggagctaccatattgggaagtcttagatgttcgccatgcaattgatgtgatgcaccccacaaagaatctttgcgtcaacctgataggattcttgggagtgtacggaaagaataaagatacactagaagcacgTCAGGAATTGCAATGAATGGAAGACAGAGATGCCCTACATCCTGAAAAGCGAGACAATGGATGACACTATTTAAGTCCcaccagctatactcttagcaaaaaagaaaaggaaagcatgtttgaatACTTGAGCAGTGTCAAGgtcccatctggatactcatccaatataaaaggaatcctaaATTTGTAAGAGAAGAAATTGACAAACCTAAAGTCTCACGACTGCCACGTGCTTATGACTGAGCTTCTTCTcattgtgctgcgggggattctgcctgagaacgtgcggttaaccatcgtgaagctatgtgccttcctcaacgcaatTTCTCAAAAGATAATTGACCCAGACAATCTGACAAAGCTGCAAAACAATGTGGTATAGTGTCTTGTTggatttgagctgatatttccaccatcattcttcaacattatgacacatcttctagtgcaccttgtgaaagagattgatatcctcggacctgTATTTCTACACAATATATTCCCCTTCGAGATGTTCATGGGTCTACTAAAAAATGTGTTCGTAACCGTGCTCGTCCGGAAGGAAGCATTGCCAGTGCGTACGGAACAGAGAAGgttattgacttttgtgttgattttATTGATGATCTTAAACCGATTGGGGTTCCTAGATCACGGTATGAGGGgagtgtaaggaacatggcaccatttatgccatttcaagtgattttggtgatcaaatgacaacacaacacttggactaatatgattgttaagatgactattctcaggcttttaggttcaagtgatgacaaagagaaagagaagatagacatagcaaggcccgaagggctgcccctaccgacggtccaagaaaagggcatcggtgcattgggcgtcctttgttccagagacgatgtcaagtgcccaggagaagtttcttcagcaccggtttaaccgacggtgcatcagagtatggcatcggtgcaatgacgtcagcgcccaggagaagattcttaagcaccggatgaaccggtgatgcatcggtacaatgcatcggttcaaccggtgatcactacgtcagctgtcagaagctcaacggctacttcggtttatgagtgaccggatgaaccgacgctacccctgccagaggcatcggttcaaccggtgatacgcagaatttcagctgaccgttggagcaacggctataagacttggtggcctatatatacgcctcaccccggccatttgtagagtgctggagttgctggacatcccacacacacccaagaacatctccaaccactatagagcttcattgtacatcataaaggcttaagcacacttgtgagagtgcttagtgcttgtaatagggattagttcttgcgagagctcccttgagagaagtcttgctgcggcaagcaacttgtgatccgtcgtgtgaccctccgtcttggtgtggagtggcaacgacactttgtgcgggggaagaggaggccccctccttggtggagaagctccgtagtggattacggccgggtgaccgagagagacggtggcggtgcacgagactcggtgtcttaggggcacttgcctttgcttgccggcatcgccttggtggcgaagtgcaagacggtgatcggaagagcctcggtgtcccgtggacgtaggcgtttgtgccgaaccacgttacatgaccgtgtctactcgggagtttgcatccctcttgcacttatctctttacttaccactttacgtttccgcatttactctatcttgcgtacctttactttcctagttagtttgattaggtttggctaggttgcaagtcttttaggggtaagtagagagtagcatagataaaccttagtcataactggCATGTATaggatgtgttaggtttatcttatgcaattagtttgagccctaggttaaaaagcgattagcgaccctattcaccccctccccctctagggtcggacaccccggtgatccttacagggAGACTAagtggaaagggcacactagggAAAAAAATCtcatgtctgcacagatgatgactcgttcaagaaagcgcattacgcggttcttcaacaattgtCCTTGGTGGATCCGTATATTGAGGAACATAAGAAGATTGTAACCTCGGAATTTCAAGAAAAGTCTGAGACCTGGATTACACGTCAACACATCGACACTTTCGGCAGCTGGTTGCGAAGACATCTAATGCTAAATATGGATATAGGTGAACAACTATTCTTGTTGTCTAGGGGGCcgtcttggaatatcttaacgtaccaagggtacgagataaatgggaACACATTTTACACGGCAgcccaaaataaaaaaaagcacaaatcaaaatagtggtgtgcatATGGACGCCACAGACAACAATGGAAAAAAGGAGACATTTTacggttacattgaagagatatgggaactgGATTActgtcccaatttcaaggtgcctctgtTTCGGTGCTAGTGGGTGAAGCTGACTGGAGTAACAAAAGATCAGTACGgtatgacaatagttgatcttaaCAATCTTGGGTACAGAGACGAGCCATTCGTCCTAGCCCATGATGTTTCTCAGATTTTCTACGttaaggacatgtctagcaagccaaagaaggggatcaacaagcaaacCGATGAGCCAAAGCGACACATAGTCCTTTCAGGTAAAAGAAATATCGTTGGAGTCGAGGACAGGACAGACTTGCCAGAGGACTATAATAACTTTGTTGACATTCCACCTTTCACAgtcaatgctgatccatgcatcctgctggccaatgaggatgctccatacttgcgcagTGAttataatcaagggacatttgtgaagaggaaGTCTATTACCGTACCAGTACCTGCTGATCCTTGATGtattagaaatttttttatgtaataTTTCATAAACATGTGATGGGGAATTTGAAAATTTCGATTTATATATGTATTGCATCAATTTCTCCTCGCACATTGACACCCACAAAACTGCTTGCAAAACAACACATTGACTAATAACATGAATTGATTAAGTTATATGTGAAAATCACTTTTTTAATGTTAATGTGTTGAGGAAACTCATTTTATTTCGAAAGCcaatattttgaaatatttatATTATCTAATACatatttgcatggtcaaaataaaaattataatatgtATAAAGTTATATAAATTATGAGTACTATCACTTAAATAAAATGCAATATTTTTGCTGGACATATAGAATCTAAATTCGTATAGAAACTTTTTTTTGATAATTTTTGGACTCAATATGTTTTCCTACGCATTTAAAAGCTGATAGCCCATTTTAaaagaacaaataaaaaagaaatgaaaaaaagcTGATAGCCCAAAGTTTTGGCGCCAGAATGAAAAACGGGCCTCATTTGTCCCGGTTattagatccacccgggactaaaggtgggccgcaggCGCATTTTCGCCGCAGCTCGCCAAAACACGTCCTAGGTCGTGGCTCCACCAGGGATCAAAGGGTGGGGCCTTTGGTCCCGGGCGGTGGCtggaaccgggaccaaaggctcCCACCCTATATATCCCGGTGCCCTtctcccctg contains:
- the LOC120707326 gene encoding uncharacterized protein LOC120707326, which translates into the protein MGEGDASAGADPQRLKRIAAAAYDYENDARWAGYWSNVLVPPHLASRSDVVDHFKRKFYQRYIDPGLVVEPMSSMTSTQSGRPATRSSATPSSENTRACDAGSSTRSTGASQQPSAERSANSLRLDGRTIHFSINAWVLVVSSLGILPVLPNHISSKAYRLSLLGTICSSAYSLYSTYGKPRAWNMTVIQPWLQSIIVAKDFVHLMFSLMMFTSNVHFKIALLPVLCWALDHVARFLRRNFTRSSLYRKYLEDPCLWVETNNTTLSLLCSNAEITLGFLMIISLFSSRRNIIQTFMYFHLLKLMYHAPVTSSYHQSVWARIGRAVNPYIYRYAPFLNTPISAVQRWWLR